In a single window of the Bradyrhizobium sp. ORS 285 genome:
- a CDS encoding M28 family peptidase, translated as MTEFWPRLAATAATAALLLTSLPARAVEAQIELWDGQRALGHIADLLKFTPRSMGEPGHQKTIDYIKAAMAKSAAEAVLTQSFTAKGDDGKAIPLTNIIARFQAQNPRRIIVATHYDSIIKAYRDPKSPDAPMPGANNSASAVALLLETARVLSLSGKPDIGIDFIFFDGEEGPKSLGAGDPTWRALGSPHFAANLKTYYPVQKPEKAVDFDMVCDKDLKLQPEPSSLHSALPEVKKFWGIGSQIAPQAFSPEPTAYPISDDHTALQQAGIPSFLVIDFDYEPYFNTTQDTIEQCSAQSLETVGRTLLRYLYTP; from the coding sequence ATGACCGAGTTCTGGCCTCGCCTCGCCGCGACTGCGGCAACGGCCGCGTTGCTGCTGACCTCGCTGCCCGCGCGGGCGGTGGAGGCCCAGATCGAGCTGTGGGACGGCCAGCGCGCGCTTGGCCACATCGCCGATCTCCTGAAATTCACCCCGCGCTCGATGGGCGAGCCGGGCCACCAGAAGACCATCGACTACATCAAGGCAGCGATGGCCAAGAGCGCGGCCGAGGCCGTGCTGACGCAGAGCTTCACCGCGAAGGGCGACGACGGCAAGGCGATCCCGCTCACCAACATCATCGCCCGCTTCCAGGCGCAGAACCCGCGCCGGATCATCGTCGCAACGCATTACGACAGCATCATCAAGGCCTATCGCGATCCGAAATCGCCTGATGCTCCGATGCCCGGCGCCAACAACTCGGCGTCCGCCGTGGCGCTGCTGCTGGAGACCGCGCGCGTGCTGTCGCTCTCGGGCAAGCCGGATATCGGCATCGACTTCATCTTCTTCGATGGCGAGGAAGGCCCGAAATCGCTCGGCGCGGGCGATCCTACCTGGCGCGCGCTGGGCTCGCCGCATTTCGCGGCCAATCTGAAGACCTATTATCCGGTGCAGAAGCCGGAGAAGGCGGTCGATTTCGACATGGTCTGCGACAAGGATCTCAAGCTGCAGCCGGAGCCGTCGTCGCTGCATTCGGCGCTGCCCGAGGTGAAGAAGTTCTGGGGCATCGGCAGCCAGATCGCGCCGCAGGCGTTCTCGCCGGAGCCCACCGCCTATCCGATCAGCGACGACCACACCGCCTTGCAACAGGCGGGCATTCCGAGCTTCCTAGTCATCGACTTCGACTACGAGCCCTATTTCAACACCACGCAGGACACGATCGAGCAATGCTCGGCGCAGAGCCTGGAGACGGTCGGCCGCACCCTGCTGCGCTATCTCTATACGCCCTGA
- a CDS encoding fused MFS/spermidine synthase codes for MSEQVSRAGMLAIYICSFLVGCVLMGFEMLGSRYLNPYFGSGIGAWASLISTVLCALAIGYFAGSAIVDRQPTTRTIGTMILVAAAYMALVPATADTVMADILDSLGDGPMATLMAATALLLVPLTLLGTFSPIAVSLLTRSAGEAGRVAGLVYGVSTIGNVVGTLVTTFTLIPTIGSRAITYYFAVALAACAGILFIPFGKKTS; via the coding sequence ATGAGCGAGCAGGTGTCCCGCGCCGGCATGCTGGCGATTTATATCTGCTCGTTTCTCGTCGGCTGCGTGCTGATGGGCTTCGAGATGCTCGGCAGCCGTTATCTCAACCCGTATTTCGGCAGCGGCATCGGCGCCTGGGCGAGCCTGATCTCGACCGTGCTGTGCGCGCTCGCGATCGGCTATTTCGCCGGCAGCGCCATCGTCGACCGCCAGCCGACGACGCGCACCATCGGCACGATGATCCTGGTCGCGGCGGCCTATATGGCGCTGGTGCCGGCGACGGCGGATACCGTGATGGCGGACATTCTCGACAGTCTCGGCGATGGTCCGATGGCGACCTTGATGGCGGCGACCGCGCTGCTGCTGGTGCCGCTGACCCTGCTCGGCACGTTCTCGCCGATCGCGGTCAGCCTCTTGACCCGCTCGGCCGGCGAGGCCGGCCGCGTCGCGGGTCTGGTGTATGGCGTCTCGACCATCGGCAATGTCGTCGGGACGCTGGTCACGACCTTCACGCTGATCCCCACCATCGGCTCGCGCGCGATCACCTATTATTTCGCCGTCGCGCTCGCCGCTTGCGCCGGCATCCTGTTCATTCCGTTCGGCAAGAAGACGTCCTGA
- a CDS encoding spermidine synthase encodes MLIRSVISGALAALLSLASAQAQDTRNLLESKESLYNNIYVYEQAPYRSMTFGHNRRIYTESVYNTRDELDLPVDYTRFMTASVMYAKTVSSILEIGFGGGRTAWYLHRFLPKVQVTSVELDPTVLELAKKYFGIKEEPNFHVANRDGRLFVQESKERYDIILIDAYRGPFVPFHLLTREFYQLVKDHLAEGGVVAQNVEPSTMLFDAAVKTIHSVFPQVDFYEAGGNIVMVAYPGDEQKAEDLAGIAQERDKEYGFRYKLADMLAQRKRIDIDNGQVIDAKAKILTDDFAPVEALKSIERHNKKLP; translated from the coding sequence ATGCTCATCCGGTCGGTCATTTCAGGCGCGCTCGCTGCTCTCCTCTCGCTGGCGTCCGCGCAGGCGCAGGACACCCGCAATCTGCTGGAGTCCAAGGAGTCGCTCTACAACAACATCTATGTCTATGAGCAGGCGCCTTACCGCAGCATGACGTTCGGTCACAACCGGCGCATCTATACCGAGAGCGTCTACAACACCCGTGACGAGCTCGATCTGCCGGTCGACTATACCCGCTTCATGACCGCGAGCGTGATGTACGCCAAGACTGTCAGCTCGATCCTGGAGATCGGGTTCGGCGGCGGCCGTACCGCCTGGTACCTGCACCGCTTCCTGCCCAAGGTGCAGGTGACGTCGGTCGAGCTCGACCCGACGGTGCTGGAGCTCGCCAAGAAATATTTCGGCATCAAGGAGGAGCCGAACTTCCACGTCGCCAACCGCGACGGACGGCTGTTCGTGCAGGAATCGAAAGAGCGCTACGACATCATCCTGATCGATGCCTATCGCGGGCCGTTCGTGCCGTTCCACCTCCTGACCCGCGAATTCTACCAGCTGGTCAAGGATCATCTCGCCGAGGGCGGCGTGGTGGCGCAGAACGTCGAGCCCTCCACCATGCTGTTCGACGCCGCCGTGAAGACCATCCACAGCGTGTTCCCGCAGGTCGACTTCTACGAGGCCGGCGGCAACATCGTCATGGTCGCCTATCCCGGCGACGAGCAGAAGGCCGAGGATCTCGCCGGGATCGCGCAGGAGCGCGACAAGGAATACGGCTTCCGCTACAAGCTTGCCGACATGCTGGCGCAGCGCAAGCGGATCGACATCGACAACGGCCAGGTGATCGACGCCAAGGCCAAGATCCTGACCGACGACTTCGCGCCGGTGGAAGCGCTGAAGAGCATCGAACGCCACAACAAGAAACTGCCATGA
- a CDS encoding tetratricopeptide repeat protein: MGAVAVDQLLMEAAEHYNAGRAGPAQALCGGILRSEPDHLPALHLSAILAFSDGRMADGAALLARLFAQDPHHAPAYVTLGDALAVKGEHAGAADAFARAAALRPRDADIHSRLGSALLALSRLAEAEAAYRQALALDPGLLRARWNLALALARQGRLDEAEAAYRALLDRDPCYPDAWRALAQLLADQARDAAAVPAYQQALAARPDDAGLHHGLGDVLYRQRLFMEAVSHYRRAAGLAPDDVHAARMLGHALHEAGRPAEAVEAYRRAALLDPTDVVVLSNLGACLCGIGQLDPAMAACEHALALQPDHAPAHTNLGIIHEKRGEIDEAVAAHRRAVTADPAYAKGYANLAVALRNAGDIDAALAASHQAVALAPDDALARYNHAHFLLMCGDLASGFAEHRWGRDCPELSAGMPRFDAPEWQGEPLDGRTLLLFAEYGIGDALQFVRYVDRVKTMGGAIVLQVQPAIAALLHGFDGVTVVARGEPLPRFDLQLPLMDLPRIFGTTLERIPSDVPYLAADPVKVAAWRNVLRRAPGLKVGVVWAGNPRHKGDRQRSLAAEAVLPRLVMPGVQLYSLQKEPRPADAPTLLDLGTDVIDLAPLLKDFAETAAAVAALDLVISVDTSVAHLAGALARPVWVLLPYALDWRWLRDREDTPWYPTMRLLRQERPMAWDGVLARAAEQLARVAAGERGLLLPNASAS; encoded by the coding sequence ATGGGGGCTGTGGCTGTCGACCAGCTGCTGATGGAGGCGGCCGAGCATTACAATGCGGGGCGGGCCGGACCGGCGCAGGCTCTCTGTGGTGGCATTCTCAGGTCCGAGCCGGATCATCTGCCGGCGCTGCATTTGTCCGCGATTCTCGCCTTCAGCGACGGACGGATGGCCGATGGCGCCGCGCTGCTGGCGCGTCTCTTCGCCCAGGATCCCCACCATGCGCCGGCCTATGTGACGCTCGGCGATGCGCTGGCGGTCAAGGGCGAGCATGCCGGCGCGGCGGATGCGTTCGCGCGGGCCGCGGCGCTGCGGCCGCGGGATGCCGACATTCACAGCAGGCTCGGCAGCGCGCTGCTCGCGCTGTCGCGCTTGGCCGAGGCCGAGGCCGCCTATCGCCAGGCTCTCGCGCTCGATCCCGGGCTGCTGCGCGCGCGCTGGAATCTGGCGCTCGCGCTGGCGAGGCAGGGTCGGCTCGACGAGGCCGAAGCCGCCTATCGCGCGCTGCTCGACCGCGATCCCTGTTATCCCGATGCATGGCGCGCGCTGGCGCAGCTCCTGGCCGATCAGGCGAGGGATGCGGCGGCGGTGCCGGCCTATCAGCAGGCGCTGGCCGCGCGGCCTGATGATGCCGGCCTCCATCACGGCCTCGGCGACGTGCTCTACAGGCAGCGCCTTTTCATGGAGGCCGTGAGCCATTATCGCCGCGCCGCCGGGCTCGCGCCCGATGACGTCCATGCCGCGCGGATGCTCGGGCATGCCCTGCACGAGGCTGGGCGTCCGGCCGAGGCCGTCGAGGCCTATCGCCGCGCGGCGCTGCTCGATCCGACCGACGTCGTCGTGCTCAGCAATCTCGGCGCCTGCCTGTGCGGCATCGGCCAGCTCGACCCGGCGATGGCGGCGTGTGAGCATGCGCTGGCGTTGCAGCCGGATCATGCGCCGGCCCACACCAATCTCGGCATTATTCATGAGAAGCGTGGCGAGATCGATGAGGCCGTCGCCGCGCATCGCCGCGCGGTCACCGCCGATCCCGCTTATGCCAAGGGCTACGCCAATCTCGCGGTGGCCTTGCGCAATGCCGGCGACATCGATGCCGCGCTGGCGGCCTCGCATCAGGCGGTCGCGCTCGCGCCCGACGATGCGCTGGCGCGCTACAACCACGCGCATTTCCTGCTGATGTGCGGTGATCTCGCGAGCGGCTTTGCCGAGCATCGCTGGGGCCGCGACTGCCCTGAGCTGTCAGCGGGCATGCCGCGCTTCGATGCGCCGGAATGGCAGGGCGAGCCACTCGATGGCCGCACGCTGCTGCTGTTTGCCGAATACGGCATCGGCGATGCGCTGCAATTCGTCCGTTACGTAGACCGCGTCAAGACGATGGGCGGCGCCATCGTGCTGCAGGTGCAGCCGGCGATCGCAGCGCTGCTGCACGGTTTCGATGGCGTGACGGTCGTCGCCCGCGGCGAGCCATTGCCGCGGTTCGACCTGCAGCTGCCGCTGATGGATCTGCCGCGCATCTTCGGCACGACGCTCGAGAGGATTCCAAGCGACGTGCCTTATCTCGCCGCCGATCCGGTCAAGGTTGCCGCCTGGCGCAACGTGCTCCGCCGCGCGCCCGGGCTCAAGGTCGGCGTGGTCTGGGCCGGCAATCCCAGGCACAAGGGCGACCGCCAGCGCTCGCTGGCGGCGGAGGCGGTGCTGCCGCGGCTGGTGATGCCGGGTGTGCAACTCTATTCGCTGCAGAAGGAGCCGCGGCCCGCCGACGCGCCCACGCTGCTCGATCTCGGCACCGATGTCATCGACCTCGCGCCGCTGCTGAAGGATTTCGCCGAGACCGCGGCCGCCGTCGCGGCGCTCGATCTCGTCATCTCCGTCGATACGTCAGTGGCGCATCTCGCCGGCGCACTGGCGCGGCCGGTCTGGGTGCTGTTGCCCTACGCCCTCGACTGGCGCTGGCTGCGCGACCGCGAGGATACGCCGTGGTACCCGACCATGCGGCTGTTGAGACAGGAGAGGCCGATGGCCTGGGACGGCGTGCTGGCCCGGGCGGCCGAGCAGCTCGCGCGCGTGGCGGCAGGTGAGCGCGGACTGCTTTTGCCAAACGCGTCTGCGTCGTAA
- a CDS encoding LLM class flavin-dependent oxidoreductase, with the protein MTAALEFGLDTFGDVTRGTDGATAPHAQVIRDVVEEAVLADQLGIDFIGLGEHHRGDFAISAPEVALAAIAARTTKIRLGSAVTVLSSDDPIRVFQRFSTLDAVSNGRAEVILGRGSFTESFPLFGFDLKDYEALFEEKLDLFVSLLPQQPLTWQGNLRPPLREQLVYPPVEHGRLKAWIGVGGSPESVVRAAHYELPLMLAIIGGDPTRFAPYVDLYHRAIKQFGRAMNPIGVHSPGYVADTDAQAREELWPDYKTMRDRIGRERGWPPMGRDEFVQEADHGSLYVGSPETVAQKIATTIKALGLSRFQLKYSAGPLPHAKLMRSIELYGQVVVPRVRELLAEQAAAVS; encoded by the coding sequence ATGACCGCAGCACTCGAATTCGGCCTGGATACCTTCGGCGACGTCACCCGCGGCACGGACGGCGCGACCGCGCCGCATGCCCAGGTGATCCGCGACGTGGTCGAGGAGGCTGTCCTGGCCGATCAGCTCGGGATCGACTTCATCGGGCTCGGCGAGCACCATCGCGGCGATTTCGCGATCTCGGCGCCGGAGGTGGCGCTGGCGGCGATCGCGGCGCGCACCACGAAGATCAGGCTGGGCTCGGCGGTGACGGTGCTGAGCTCGGACGATCCGATCCGCGTGTTCCAGCGCTTCTCGACGCTCGACGCGGTGTCGAACGGCCGCGCCGAGGTCATCCTCGGCCGCGGCTCCTTCACCGAATCCTTTCCGCTGTTCGGCTTCGACCTCAAGGATTACGAGGCGCTGTTCGAGGAGAAGCTCGATCTGTTCGTCAGCCTGCTGCCGCAGCAGCCGCTGACCTGGCAGGGCAACCTGCGCCCGCCGCTGCGCGAGCAACTGGTCTATCCGCCGGTCGAGCATGGCCGTCTCAAGGCCTGGATCGGCGTCGGCGGCAGCCCTGAATCGGTGGTGCGCGCCGCGCATTACGAGCTACCCTTGATGCTGGCGATCATCGGCGGCGATCCCACGCGGTTCGCGCCCTATGTCGATCTCTATCATCGGGCCATCAAGCAGTTCGGCCGCGCGATGAATCCGATCGGCGTGCATTCCCCCGGCTATGTCGCCGACACCGACGCGCAGGCGCGCGAGGAGCTGTGGCCGGACTACAAGACCATGCGCGACCGCATCGGCCGCGAGCGCGGCTGGCCGCCGATGGGCCGTGACGAGTTCGTGCAGGAGGCCGATCACGGCTCGCTCTATGTCGGCTCGCCGGAGACGGTGGCGCAGAAGATCGCCACGACGATCAAGGCGCTCGGCCTGTCGCGGTTTCAGCTGAAATACTCGGCGGGGCCGCTGCCGCATGCCAAGCTGATGCGCAGCATCGAGCTGTATGGCCAGGTGGTGGTGCCGCGGGTGCGGGAGTTGCTGGCGGAGCAAGCAGCGGCCGTGTCGTGA
- a CDS encoding alpha/beta fold hydrolase: MVADSDYQIYEAGDVVLQSGATFPSLRLAYKTYGTLNAAKDNVILYPTSFGAQHTDIEWLIGPGGILDSDKYFIIIPNLFGNGLSSSPSNTPVGETPFPAISYHDAIAVQRRLLEEQFGIQKIALVYGWSMGGMQAYHWAALHPDMVERAAVVCGSARCSPYNHLFLDAVKAALIADPAYRNGRFVEKPVAGLRAMGRIYAGWAMSYEFYRDEVWREQGFGSQEDYLAATWDTAFAHRDANNLLTQIAIWQGGDISNCAAFSGDLDRALSAITAHMLLMPGQTDRYFDWRDNERELPKLVHARSAALRPIPSVHGHRAGNPVRIPADRDFIKAQMSSLLQS, translated from the coding sequence ATGGTGGCAGACAGCGACTATCAAATCTACGAGGCGGGCGATGTCGTGCTTCAGTCGGGCGCGACGTTCCCGTCGCTGCGCCTCGCCTACAAGACCTACGGCACCCTGAATGCCGCCAAGGACAACGTCATCCTCTATCCGACCTCGTTCGGCGCCCAGCACACCGACATCGAATGGCTGATCGGACCCGGCGGCATTCTCGACTCCGACAAATACTTCATCATCATCCCGAACCTGTTCGGCAACGGCCTGTCGTCGTCGCCCTCGAACACGCCGGTCGGTGAGACGCCGTTCCCGGCGATCAGCTATCACGACGCCATCGCGGTCCAGCGCCGGCTCCTGGAGGAGCAGTTCGGCATCCAGAAGATCGCGCTGGTCTATGGCTGGTCGATGGGCGGCATGCAGGCCTATCACTGGGCGGCGCTCCACCCGGACATGGTCGAGCGCGCCGCCGTCGTCTGCGGCAGCGCGCGCTGCTCGCCTTACAATCATCTGTTCCTCGATGCCGTGAAAGCCGCGCTGATCGCCGACCCCGCGTACCGCAACGGCCGCTTCGTGGAGAAGCCGGTGGCCGGGCTGCGCGCCATGGGCCGCATCTATGCGGGATGGGCGATGTCCTACGAGTTCTATCGCGACGAGGTCTGGCGCGAGCAGGGTTTTGGCTCGCAGGAGGACTATCTCGCCGCCACCTGGGACACCGCCTTCGCGCATCGCGACGCCAATAATCTGCTGACGCAGATCGCGATCTGGCAGGGCGGCGACATCAGCAACTGCGCGGCGTTCTCGGGCGATCTCGATCGGGCGCTGTCGGCCATCACTGCGCACATGCTGCTGATGCCCGGGCAGACCGACCGCTATTTCGACTGGCGCGACAATGAGCGCGAGCTGCCGAAGCTGGTCCATGCGCGCTCCGCCGCGTTGCGGCCGATCCCCTCGGTCCATGGCCACCGCGCCGGCAATCCAGTCCGCATCCCCGCCGATCGCGACTTCATCAAAGCCCAAATGTCGTCCCTTCTCCAAAGCTGA
- a CDS encoding fatty acid desaturase, whose amino-acid sequence MTDVPTDEFAPRPKLLTPPVLQQLCTRSNLKGALRTLSHYGAIIAMGALIAAITSTQGVLWALPLLPVQGVLIAFLFMAVHETAHKTAFDSRRLNVAVGNLSGFLIGLPYEYYCLFHWEHHRHTQDPQRDPELIVGPKPRSETQLAIAYSGLVQVAGRLRLVLKHAVTGEVTVPWVPAGRRPIIVREARLYVAGYALLLLASLALHSALLLWVWVLPLLLGQLILRPYLYAEHTGCDHTKSAFHNTRTTFTTQFVHWLAWNMPYHVEHHAYPAVPFHALPKLHEIVDGEIKYRGEGYVAVTRQTWAWFRAHFDGAKP is encoded by the coding sequence ATGACCGACGTGCCCACCGACGAATTCGCGCCGCGCCCGAAGCTGCTGACACCGCCGGTGTTGCAGCAGCTCTGCACGCGCTCCAACCTCAAGGGCGCGCTGCGCACGCTCAGCCATTACGGCGCGATCATCGCCATGGGAGCGCTGATCGCAGCGATCACCTCGACGCAGGGTGTGTTGTGGGCACTGCCCTTGCTGCCGGTGCAGGGTGTGCTGATCGCCTTCCTGTTCATGGCGGTGCACGAGACGGCGCACAAGACCGCGTTCGACAGCCGCCGGCTGAACGTCGCGGTCGGCAATCTCTCCGGCTTCCTGATCGGGCTGCCCTACGAATATTACTGCCTGTTCCACTGGGAGCATCACCGCCACACCCAGGATCCCCAGCGCGATCCCGAACTGATCGTCGGCCCCAAGCCGCGCTCGGAAACGCAGCTCGCGATTGCCTATTCCGGGCTGGTCCAGGTCGCCGGCCGTCTCAGGCTGGTGCTGAAGCATGCCGTGACGGGCGAGGTGACCGTGCCCTGGGTGCCCGCCGGCCGCCGCCCGATCATCGTGCGCGAGGCGCGTCTCTACGTCGCCGGCTACGCGCTGCTGCTGCTCGCCTCGCTGGCGCTGCACAGCGCGTTGCTGCTGTGGGTCTGGGTGCTGCCGCTACTCTTGGGGCAACTGATTCTGCGCCCCTATCTCTACGCCGAGCACACCGGCTGCGATCACACGAAAAGCGCCTTCCACAACACCCGCACCACCTTCACCACGCAATTCGTGCACTGGCTCGCCTGGAACATGCCGTATCACGTCGAGCACCACGCCTATCCCGCCGTGCCGTTCCACGCGCTGCCGAAGCTGCATGAGATCGTGGATGGCGAGATCAAGTATCGCGGCGAAGGGTATGTTGCGGTGACACGGCAGACCTGGGCGTGGTTTCGCGCGCACTTTGACGGAGCGAAGCCCTGA
- a CDS encoding ATP-dependent helicase: MQAAAATYLDDLNPEQRRAVEHGGALAAPGPPLLIIAGAGSGKTNTLAHRVAHLLVNGADPRRILLMTFSRRAASEMSRRVERIARKVLGSQAEAITSGLTWAGTFHGLGARMLREYAERIGLDPVFTIHDREDSADLMNLVRHERGLSNTQRRFPTKGTCLAIYSRCVNADMPLDEALVRHFPWCAEWAGELKGLFAAYVEAKQANAVLDYDDLLLYWAQMMADEIIAREIGERFDHVLVDEYQDTNRLQSQILLGLKPDGAGLTVVGDDAQSIYAFRAATVRNILEFPDQFNPRADIVTLDRNYRSTQPILSAANAVIGLARERFTKNLWTDRIASRKPQLVTVRDEADQARYIVEQVLAKREEGIVLKQQAVLFRTSSHSGPLEIELTRRNIPFVKFGGLKFLDAAHVKDMLACLRFIENPRDRIAGFRVLHLIPGIGPASAQRLLDAISDSADPIGALCAQAAPARAGDDWAAFVHTLEQLRVSDWPADIERVRQWYQPHLERVHEDAEVRSADLLQLEQIASGYPSRERFLTELTLDPPDATSDQAGVPLLDEDYLILSTIHSAKGMEWTAVHVLNVVDGCMPSDLGAGSNAELEEERRLLYVAMTRAKDDLHLLVPQRFFVHGQPVRGDRHVYASRTRFIPEALVQLFDRVSWPKVQAGAAYASSGPRIDLGARMRERWR; encoded by the coding sequence GTGCAGGCAGCGGCCGCGACATATCTCGACGATCTCAATCCGGAGCAGCGCCGCGCCGTCGAGCATGGCGGTGCGTTGGCCGCACCGGGACCGCCACTGCTGATCATTGCGGGTGCGGGCTCCGGCAAGACCAACACGCTGGCGCATCGCGTCGCGCATCTGCTGGTCAACGGCGCCGATCCGCGCCGCATCCTGCTGATGACCTTCTCGCGCCGCGCGGCGAGCGAAATGAGCCGGCGCGTCGAGCGCATCGCGCGAAAAGTGCTGGGCAGCCAGGCCGAGGCGATCACGTCGGGGCTGACATGGGCGGGCACGTTTCACGGCCTGGGCGCGCGGATGCTGCGCGAATACGCCGAGCGCATCGGCCTCGATCCCGTGTTCACGATCCATGATCGCGAGGATTCCGCCGACCTGATGAATCTGGTGCGGCACGAGCGCGGCCTGTCCAACACGCAGCGGCGCTTTCCGACCAAGGGAACCTGCCTTGCGATCTACTCGCGCTGCGTGAATGCCGACATGCCGCTGGATGAAGCGCTGGTGCGACATTTTCCCTGGTGCGCGGAATGGGCCGGCGAGCTGAAAGGCCTGTTCGCGGCCTATGTCGAGGCCAAGCAGGCCAATGCCGTGCTCGACTACGACGATCTGCTGCTCTACTGGGCGCAAATGATGGCGGATGAGATCATCGCCCGCGAGATCGGCGAGCGCTTCGATCACGTGCTGGTCGATGAGTATCAGGACACGAACCGGCTGCAATCGCAGATCCTGCTCGGCCTGAAGCCTGACGGCGCCGGCCTCACCGTGGTCGGCGACGATGCCCAGTCGATCTACGCGTTCCGCGCCGCGACCGTGCGCAACATTCTGGAATTTCCCGATCAGTTCAATCCGCGCGCCGATATCGTGACGCTGGACCGCAACTACCGCTCGACCCAGCCGATCCTGTCCGCCGCCAATGCGGTGATCGGGCTGGCGCGCGAGCGCTTCACCAAGAATCTGTGGACCGACCGCATTGCGTCGCGCAAGCCGCAGCTGGTGACGGTGCGCGACGAGGCCGACCAGGCGCGCTACATCGTCGAGCAGGTGCTGGCCAAGCGCGAGGAAGGCATCGTGCTGAAGCAGCAGGCGGTGCTGTTCCGGACGTCCTCGCATAGCGGGCCGCTGGAGATCGAGCTGACGCGACGCAACATTCCGTTCGTGAAGTTCGGCGGGCTGAAGTTTCTCGATGCCGCGCATGTCAAGGACATGCTGGCCTGCCTGCGCTTCATCGAGAATCCGCGCGATCGCATCGCCGGCTTCCGCGTGCTGCATCTGATTCCGGGCATCGGTCCGGCGTCGGCGCAGCGGCTGCTCGATGCGATCAGTGACAGCGCCGATCCGATCGGTGCGTTGTGCGCACAAGCGGCGCCGGCGCGCGCCGGCGACGATTGGGCGGCGTTCGTGCATACGCTCGAACAGTTGCGGGTCTCCGACTGGCCTGCCGACATCGAGCGCGTCAGGCAGTGGTATCAGCCGCATCTCGAGCGCGTGCACGAGGATGCCGAGGTGCGCAGCGCCGATTTGCTGCAGCTCGAGCAGATCGCCAGCGGCTATCCGTCGCGCGAGCGCTTCCTCACCGAGCTGACGCTCGACCCGCCCGACGCGACCTCCGATCAGGCCGGTGTGCCGCTGCTGGACGAGGACTATCTGATTCTCTCGACCATCCATTCCGCCAAGGGCATGGAGTGGACTGCGGTGCATGTGCTCAACGTCGTCGACGGCTGCATGCCGTCCGATCTCGGCGCCGGCTCCAATGCCGAATTGGAGGAGGAGCGCCGGCTGCTCTATGTCGCCATGACCCGCGCCAAGGACGATCTGCATCTGCTGGTGCCGCAGCGCTTCTTCGTCCATGGCCAGCCCGTGCGCGGCGATCGTCATGTCTACGCCTCGCGCACGCGCTTCATTCCGGAGGCGCTGGTGCAATTGTTCGACCGTGTGAGCTGGCCGAAGGTGCAGGCGGGCGCGGCGTATGCGAGCTCGGGGCCACGGATTGATCTGGGTGCGCGGATGCGCGAGCGGTGGCGGTGA